Proteins from a genomic interval of Trifolium pratense cultivar HEN17-A07 linkage group LG6, ARS_RC_1.1, whole genome shotgun sequence:
- the LOC123893221 gene encoding G2/mitotic-specific cyclin S13-6-like — translation MASRIVPQQQHKGEGRNRRALLDIGNLVTLKGVEVKPNRPVTRSFCAQLLANAETSLCQWRFIISFTILSTSGTWFGELCYSTFFIHSFFYKIFLNLVNLSV, via the exons ATGGCTTCAAGAATTGTTCCTCAACAACAACACAAAG GTGAAGGAAGGAACCGAAGAGCACTTCTTGATATTGGAAACCTTGTCACTCTAAAAGGTGTTGAAGTCAAGCCAAATCGCCCTGTCACAAG GAGTTTTTGTGCACAACTACTTGCCAATGCAG AAACAAGCTTGTGCCAATGGAGATTCATCATCTCCTTCACTATTCTCTCCACTTCAGGGACTTGGTTTGGAGAACTTTGCTACTCTACTTTCTTTATTCATAgctttttttacaaaatttttcTCAACCTTGTTAACCTTTCTGTTTGA